From the genome of Liolophura sinensis isolate JHLJ2023 chromosome 5, CUHK_Ljap_v2, whole genome shotgun sequence:
aattataaaacattttatagtACATTTTTTTGGGTGCCGGTTATTCAAAGAGAATATCTAAAACGaatttaaagatttatttaaagATAAAGTATGTTTTGTAGTTTAATTTAAAGTTGATTTTGATGAAGCCAATTTTTCAGAACTCATATTTGTTCATTGACTTGTCAGTCTTATCATTAAtttttatcaatgaaatataCGTTAGTCTTAGATAACCAATGAAATCTATACACTTAGGAAGACACGCCTGTTTCCTTTATTCTgcttaaaacaaatattttgtttaccgCCTTACCTGGTCTCACGGCAGTTTGGCCCTTCTTTTGGTCATACTACGGATTTATTCAAGCTCAGATTTTGTATGTATTAATGATTGCTCggacatttatatgtaaaataatatttaatgctCTGATCGAAAAAGTCACCATATAACTTTCACAGCTTCCATCGCGTGCAACAGGTTCTACCGCTACGAGAAAAGGCAGGCATACTCATACAACAAGAATGTTTAGAGGAATTTGATAATTACCTTTTTTAAAGACATTTGTTGTACATTTAAACAATATGCGTTTCACttgaataattaaaatatttgtccATGATCAACCTTGTTTTTATGGGCTGTGTTGTGTTAcgtcatgtttatgttttaccTTCAGGCGATGAAGAGGACTTCTGGCTCATAAATCAGTCTGACTTCGAAAAATCCCTACTTCCCTATACTGGCTTGAAGCTGCACTTAATCCACCGTAGTGCATATTTTTAAAGCTAAAATTTACTGTTGTGTCAGAGAACGATTATACAACTTGTGTATTGATCTTAAGAATAAATTGCCAGACGCTCGTGATTCTGCAAAATAAGTGATATCCCGACACTCAAGATGAATAGTCTGTGTTGTATGATTGTTGTACAATCTcctctactgattttagaattaatATTCACACGGGCACCTTAGTTGTATACCCAGCTCAtataagtccagctcatgctggcttcctctccggccgtacgtgggaaggtcttccagcagcctgcgaatggtcgtgggtttcccccgggctctgcccagtttccacctaccgtaatgctggccgccgtcgtataagtgaaatattcttgagtacagcgtaaaacaccaatcaaataaataaataaaataaataaatccagaatCCAGGGCCCGTATTCATAAAGATTCTTAAGATTCAGCTAAGAATTTATACTGAAGTATGGAAGTTACTCTTagctaagaaaatatttaagaatgcattcatgaaattttttaacACGATTCTTAGCGAAGAAAATACTTACATCGAAATGTCGACACAATCTGACATGgaggaaaaaaggaaaagaaagccGAACTGGTCAGACGACGAGTCTTTGAGCCTCGCCAATTACATGGCACAATACAAGGACATACTGAGGGTCTAGGATTGGCCTCAGAAAAGCAAAAAACTACATAGTTGTCAATGGACAGGTTGAATGCGTCGTTCACAGCCGTCAAGCGGTCACAAGAAGAAGAGGAGAAAAAGTGGCACAATATTTTCTCCCAAACCAAATCGGAAATCTTGGCCTACAAGAAAGCGCAGTGTGCGACGGGTATGTGAActtaaattgttttatgtaaaatatttaattggaaTAGTGTgacagtatttaatatttataagaTTAGACAAAGTCTCGCTAAACTTCAGTTTCGGTagttattttgtaaataatCAACTGTCGAAACTGCCCTTGAAAACTAATCCAATTCAATTGTTTGTGCCCGGAATTCGACAGCTGTCGGCTCCATTATCTCTCATAAATGCAGCTAAACATTGAGCAGGATTCAAACATTGTACTAAAAGAAAAATGGCACAGAGTATAATTAAAACCGTAGTTCTTACTTGAAGTTGAGGGTGTATGGAGTGTAgtgcactgaaaaaaataatattgcaaaTTATCAAAGTGAACGACACATTAAATAAGCATGATGAACTTGGCCTTTATTGACTAGATTTTTGTAAAGTGAGTGAAAGCAGTTCATTTATTaagcttaagaatatttatgtgCGAGggaaactgatttatttaatttataatgCAAATGCAGGTACTTCTCTAATATATGTAGACTTCCACAGTGTGGAGACTAgatgtaaaattttcaatgaGCCAGGTAGCATTTTTATACTGAGCACTACCACAGACAAAGACTCATTCAAATAGACCTATATTTtgattcatgtcataatcaattacatgtataactgaaattTTAGAATATGTGAGGATTAATCTAATAACCAAGATGTtgttaattatgacataaaacaaatcacggggcctccgtgtctcagttggcttcctctccggccgtacgaggaAAGGTCtcacaacaacctgcggatggtcgtgggtttctcccgggctgttcccggtttcctcccaccataatgcgggccgtaTAATTCACTcgcataagtgaagtattcttgagtacggcgtaaaacaccaatcaaataaataaaataaatcaaaacaaatcactttCTGTGTGTTACGTAAACAGTGATTTATGCATCATATTCACCTAGCAAACAAACCATTTAACCTGTCCCAACACTTGcacactttttattttctcatgtGTTCATTTTTCGAATTTTGACCCAGGGACCATCTATGCCCCATTGGcctatttgtattatttattttatttctaaacaACTCAATGTCAACTTTCACTGAATTGAAAGTTCAAAgtatttttcataataatttttttttgcaagttgACTGGTAGTACATAATTGTTACGTtgaaacataatctttatttatAACACAACCTATTGTCAAGATCATTGATTACATCATCGGCTGTAAGTCTAAAATGATTTGAGATCAAATACAATGAAAGATCTTATTATTTGGAcatatacaattttattttacgGGTGGAGGACCATCACTAAAGCCATTAAGTGCTATAGCTGAGGTGGTAATGTCCATTCTAGGGGAGAACAATGTTTGTCTTGGGGGAGTTGGTGATGGCATAGATTCCACCTTAATTCAACTTAATGAATCTCAGTAAgtaatttttctcaaaatgcaatGTGCAATGATAGATttaaatgaatgagtaaatgtGGTATTTATCACAGAGCTTCAGATAATGTTGTGTTAAGCAAATTTAAAAAGTTACTAAAtccaatttttgttttcttaaaataattGCTACGTTTTATTCAACTTGAGTTGTATCTGTTGTTTAAAAGTCCCACCAACTTAAGTTTCTTTAAAGGGTCAGTTATAGTTGTATAACTGTATTCTTGATATAGTATGTGTGTTTTGCATaggtgtataaatgtatatgtctacCTTTCAGCACAACTGACATACCATGCTTTCCACCAGCACCTTTGCCCATCACATATTTGGACGCTCGCCCTCGAAGCAGTCAGGCAGAGAACATCACCTACCTACAGGCTCTAGTGGAGGTACCTTCACCTGTCGCACCAGTGGTTCAGCATGAAGCACTTCCAAACCCAAGCAAGGCCGAGATTATTCAGGACCTTAAGATAAAAAAACTCAAACTTCAAATTCAgtattatgaaatgaaattgcaaaaaagaaatcaggaagaataaattgaatgaaaatattgCGCCACCTTTACTGCATTTCTTCCTCAGATCCTTGATGTTTGTGATAAAGGCATTTAGCATGCCTGTCACTACTtctatgtaatatttttctttttcaacttgcacatcaaaatgtacttgtattcaGCCATGTATGTCTGGTGAGTCTCTTTCAGTTTGGCTTTCTCTTCTGTattatattaatttaacatgcaataaaaGGTATATTAATTTACCATGGGCTtatggaataaatttttttttcatgtaagaTGCTAATGAATGCCGATAGGAAGCAACACAGCTCCTGAAAGATTGGCCCtctatatgtaaacaaatatgtatctgaataattataataacagatATTATTAGCATTTTTGAAGTATAATCGCAGGGGAAAATTGGCTGAGTCTTAAGCTCTCTTGTCAAGATCATAGTGCTTCAGCTTTGAGGATGTGAGTGTAAACCTGGATTCTGCCATTTTCTTGCAGATAATGGCTGACAAAAGtcagtcagtaacttgtcacttAGCTTTGGTGTCCTTGGATTACAATACTTGCAAtcttagtataagtgaaataaggaCAGTACAATTTAGACCTGATATTAAAGTGATTCAGAAAGAAATGGTGTCAGATATGCAATACAATTTCAGAAAATTGATGTACTGACTGTGGAACCTTCAGTATGTACTGAAACTGCAGGAAGTATAGTCATCTAGTATTGACCAAGCTCTGGCAATTAACATTAACTGAACAAGTGATGTAATCCAGTGTTGCTTGCCCTGGATATAAACTGGCTGCCATTACGTGGCTGGGATATCGTAAAGCAGTGTGCAAGACAAGCAGTGGAATCAAACTTAAGCATATTCCATTGCTGATATTTAGTAaacgtaagtttttttttctattagtAAAGTATCAactattgtgtttatttattcccAGAAAAAAATGATAGAGAGAGCACTTACATATTCATTcgactgtatgtgtacagcaatAACAGTTTAATATATCACTAGTATGATAACTGATCAACTCCATTATTTTCATTCTCCTCTTCCATACCTGGAAGAGGTATTTGTCTCAATTTGCAGATATTATGCAGAACGGCGCATGCCAAAATTATTTGGCAGGCTTTGTCTGGTGACATCCGTATTTCCCCATGCAATACGTGAAATCTTCTCTTCAACTGGCCTATACCCCTTTCAACTCCACTACGTGTCCGTGGGacctaaaatgtaacaaaatgagcaaatcattttatccagagtgtaaaaaaaagttgcaaaaatatgaattttcacAAGTGAGATTAGATCTCAGAATATCAGCATTATGCATTATGTCCAACTTAACTTCTATACCAGTTACCCCTCCTCCTGTTGTGAGGTAAGATTTATGTCTTCTTCATCAAATTTTTGCGACGAACTCttataatgttttcatttcattaattaTGCATCTTTATAAAAACTCAAGTGTTTGAAATGAGGAtatattttttccaaaaaaaaaaaattcccatcaATTAACAAGTACAGAAAAGTATGCGCCGCTAATGAAtatcaagggaaacaactcaaTGTTCGCGATACAAAGCTCAGTTAGGTGATATTTTAGTACCTGTTGTAATTTGTTTGAGTATGAGTGGGTACCCGCTATCTCTGATCAGATGAGTGTGGATGGGTGTGTGGTGGTTTTTAAAAAGCTGTCTCAGTCCACTTTCAAAATTCGAGCGTCATGTGTTGACTCTGGCCATTTTGCGACAATTCGCATCCACAACAATCTGAACGTTAATACTGTGGTAATGGTGCCGATTAACAAATTCGTTTTCATATGTGCTAGGAGCGGTGATTTGTACGTGTGTCCCATCAATAGCCCCAACAATGCCTGGAAATTGGGCATCAGCGTAGAACGCTTCCTGTTTTTCACGGATTTCGCAAGCTGTCAGTGGAAAACGAATGAACTGAGCAATTATCCGGTTTGAAGATAGACCTCTTACCATTGCACAGCTGCATTTTCCCAGTTGCCAAAAAACAAAGAGTAATCAACACTTTCTGCATTGGATTAAGTGCACAGTTTCTATTCGATCCACTTACAACGTCACCCTTAACGAGTGATTTGATATACCGAATTCCTGCTGCATCGAGACGAAACCCTTCTAAAAGCTTCCTATTATTATATTTGTTCAAACAATCTCTTCTTTCCTTAAAGTGGCGTCGATTTGGTTGAGCGGCAGCCGTGTTGAATTTCTTAacagttaagtttttttttatgaatagcACTTAAGTAATTTGTAgcaatttaagaatttttttagcaatttaagaattttttttagtggGTTTAAGAATTTTTAGCGTTAAGAAAAGCTTAAGAATTGTAAGTACATTTTCTTGAATACGGGCCCTGTTGTATAACTTCTGTGTCTAAAAGTGAACAATTGACCAGCAATCGCTGTAGAATGCTACGCATATGTACTATCTTACGTATGTAAATTGGTCTGAATGGCGGAAAGTGATAGTTGtctctgtaaaacaacaattatcTAGTGTCTTACAGACATGTCTTCTGGAACACACACTCCTTACTGCGCACgcgccgctctctacgctcgctttacaccGTTGTTACGAGTAGCAaaatttgcacagaaatcttggACAACGTCCAGGttactggggtcacggtgatggcCTGTTTCAACCCTATTTTCTAATAACACTGTAAACACATgcattctgtttatgtaaagtTTGTATAACATGATTCTAACTAACTCccgaaacaattttattgataaatgctgattaagtagttccgcgcgaggacacTAGTGGCGATGCTAAACCGGCCTACATGCCTCgaacaggctccaaaggtcaagcttgtctagtaatttatttattgatttcaatagtgtttcacgccgtactcaataatgtttcactaatacttcggcagccagtattatggtgggaaaataCCAGGCAGAGCACTAGGGAAAACATGTCTAGTGgcggcagtgatgtaaagcgacaGTAGAGAGAGGCATATGGGTTAGAACATATATAAACCCTAATtcaagtaaattgacaagaggtcggtTTTATGTgggaccatttgtcaactattacAGTCTGGATGTAGCTTTGGTTTTACACCTCATGGTGCATAGTCTTTTTGTATTTAACATAATTGCTTATATTGGTTCGGTGTCCAATGTGGTTTTGCTGGTTAGTGACTATGCACATGCACGTCTGCctttaaataaaaacagcaaggtGTTTGCACATTAACgtatgtgtttttataaataaatgtaatgcgtcgttaatatttgcagtgttGGCCCTTGAAAACAACCCAGCCCAGCCCACCTCCATCTGATGGAACACAAATGTACAGCATCACAAGCCACTGTATTTAGCAATAGAAGATGTACACCATTAAAACTTAACATGACAagttctccggccgtaagttggaaggaaCGAAAAATAAACGATTAGAGCAATGTTTAAGGCGATTTTATAAACAAAAGGTAAAACAATTACAATTATTGGGGGCTTCTTAAAAAATGCCATAGCTAATCAATGGACAGCACTTTGCAAGTGTTAAATCGCAGCTATGAAGCGCTAGCTCCcttgtattgttttattcagCGTGGCCTTTAGACATGGCGTATATGAACAAAAACTACAATCATTTTACTTTGCAAATATTGTGTAGCAGAATGCGGGCATAATGATGTTCAACTTCGTCAAGTGCTTTTCAGACTAGATGCGGTATATGTTGTTGTCGTAATGTCAGACTTTTCGTTCTCTCTGAATGTACGTCCACCGTTACCACAAGCAGTTAATATATCCAGTAGAGAGAGTGTTATCGTGGGCTCTGTGCGCATGTGTCACTCACGCCGCAGTGCGGTtcgttgtgggtttcccttgggctatGCCGGGTATCTTCCCCTATTGTATATTAGGCCACTGCCAATGCAgcgcacatatacatgttatgtTCACGTTAGACGGGAAGACGGGAAGTTATAAGCTGAGTTATCAGACATTACATGTTCGAAACACTTCCGCAAGAAAGCTACATATAGCTTTATCACTCAAATCGTTTTTAAGTTTCTTCCTGAATTTAGGATTGTGTGCAATCGAGTTGACATTAGTAGCCGTCTAATATAAATCCTGGAACACCAGACCGCTTTTCCGAGAGACTATTCGGTTACACACAGGACTGACGGAGAAGTTGTGATGAAGGTAAGCGGCATGTATTTAGAAGGACGAGTCATGATACTACAAGGAACCGTTATACAAAGGAACCGTTATACAAACTTAGTGTCCGAAtgagtgtatttatttacctatgtgatatactttcatttataggACAATAGCCAACAGTATGGTGGGAAGGATAGTGGGCTTgagtttttgtttctgtacgTTAAAtcggcattttgagtaattctagagctATGACGTTTAATGAATTGCAAGAGACACcattgcatt
Proteins encoded in this window:
- the LOC135465429 gene encoding uncharacterized protein LOC135465429; translation: MHVFTVLLENRVETGHHRDPSNLDVVQDFCANFATPCEIREKQEAFYADAQFPGIVGAIDGTHVQITAPSTYENEFVNRHHYHSINVQIVVDANCRKMARVPRTRSGVERGIGQLKRRFHVLHGEIRMSPDKACQIILACAVLHNICKLRQIPLPGMEEENENNGVDQLSY